Proteins encoded in a region of the Hippopotamus amphibius kiboko isolate mHipAmp2 chromosome 11, mHipAmp2.hap2, whole genome shotgun sequence genome:
- the PRELID3A gene encoding PRELI domain containing protein 3A, whose product MRVWSSEHVFGHPWDTVVKAAMRKYPNPMNPSVVGVDVLERSVDGRGRLHSHRLLSTEWGLPGLVRAILGTSSTLTYIREHSVVDPVEKKMELCSTNITLTNLVSVSERLVYTPHPEDPGRTVLTQEAVITVKGISLGSYLESLMANTISSNAKKGWAAIEWIIENAERALS is encoded by the exons CCACCCATGGGACACGGTTGTCAAGGCTGCCATGAGGAAGTACCCGAACCCCATGAATCCCAGCGTGGTGGGCGTGGACGTGCTGGAGCGCAGTGTGGACGGTCGGGGCCGGCTTCACAGCCACCGCCTCCTCAGCACCGAATGGGGGCTGCCCGGCCTCGTGAGAGCG ATTTTGGGAACCAGTAGCACTTTGACATACATCAGAGAACATTCTGTTGTGGACCCggtggaaaagaaaatggagctcTGTTCCACCAAT atcacACTCACAAACTTGGTGTCGGTGAGCGAGAGGCTGGTGTACACGCCCCACCCGGAGGACCCGGGAAG GACCGTGCTCACCCAGGAAGCCGTCATCACCGTGAAGGGGATCAGCCTCGGCAGCTACCTAGAAAGTCTGATGGCCAACACGATCTCGTCCAACGCAAAGAAG GGGTGGGCTGCTATTGAGTGGATAATTGAAAATGCGGAACGCGCCCTGAGCTAA